The following coding sequences are from one Arthrobacter sp. PvP023 window:
- a CDS encoding HAD family hydrolase, producing the protein MTTLTETSVAGNDDQRNNGKNDPAQKLMVALDVDGTLVNHDGHMSAPVRDAAQAVVAAGHEVLIATGRSLNATLPIIEQIGIDTGYAVCCNGGVTLRLDPAHPDGYEVIRKATFDPGPALRALRKRLPMAKYALEDEHGNFLSTERFQDASFGVEAIGVDFQTMLDATAVRVVVFSSENTSEEFNEAIKHIGLSGVTYSVGWTAWLDIAAEGVTKASALEHLRGHLSIESHLTVAIGDGRNDIEMLAWAGRGVAMGQAPDEVLAAADEVTMSVHDDGAAHVLRSLLS; encoded by the coding sequence ATGACAACATTGACTGAAACCTCAGTCGCTGGCAACGACGACCAGCGAAACAACGGCAAGAACGACCCCGCACAGAAGCTCATGGTGGCACTGGATGTCGACGGCACCCTGGTCAACCATGACGGCCACATGTCGGCTCCCGTGCGTGATGCGGCCCAGGCGGTTGTGGCGGCCGGCCATGAAGTCCTGATCGCTACCGGCCGGTCCCTGAATGCCACCCTGCCCATCATCGAGCAGATCGGGATCGACACGGGCTACGCGGTGTGCTGCAACGGCGGCGTGACGCTCCGGCTCGATCCGGCCCACCCCGACGGCTACGAAGTCATCCGCAAGGCCACGTTCGATCCGGGCCCGGCGCTCCGTGCCCTCCGCAAGCGGCTGCCCATGGCCAAGTATGCGCTGGAGGACGAGCACGGCAACTTCCTTTCCACCGAGCGCTTCCAGGACGCAAGCTTCGGCGTCGAGGCAATCGGCGTGGACTTCCAGACCATGCTGGATGCCACCGCTGTCCGCGTTGTGGTGTTCAGTTCAGAGAACACATCCGAAGAATTCAACGAGGCGATCAAGCACATCGGCCTCTCCGGCGTCACGTACTCGGTTGGCTGGACCGCCTGGCTGGACATCGCCGCCGAAGGAGTGACCAAGGCCAGTGCCCTGGAGCACCTGCGCGGACACCTGAGCATCGAGTCCCACCTCACGGTGGCGATCGGTGACGGCCGCAACGACATCGAGATGCTTGCGTGGGCCGGCCGTGGCGTCGCCATGGGCCAGGCCCCCGACGAAGTGCTTGCCGCTGCAGACGAGGTCACCATGTCCGTCCACGACGACGGCGCTGCGCACGTTCTCCGCAGCCTGCTTTCCTAA
- the serS gene encoding serine--tRNA ligase: MIDVKDLSENPDKFRASQRARGADESVVDAIVSADAARRAALIRFENLRAEQNAFGKKVAQAKGDEKQALLAEVKVLAASVKAASAEADVAQARQEELLRGIPNLIEDGVPEGGEDDYIVVKTVGEPREFPDFEPKDHLEIGELIGAIDMERGAKVSGSRFYFLRGVGARLEMALLQMAMEQAIDAGFIPMITPTLVRPETMQGTGFDVKHDAEIYRLAEDDLYLVGTSEVALAGYHADEILDLSAGPIRYAGQSSCYRREAGSHGKDTRGIIRVHQFNKVEMFIYTTVEEAAAEHERLLAWEEEMLAKCELPYRVIDTAAGDLGNSAARKFDCEAWVPTQGAYRELTSTSNCTTFQARRLNIRERVLNEDGAPKGTRAVATLNGTLATTRWIVAILEHHQNEDGSVNVPRALQKYLGGLEVLPVL, translated from the coding sequence GTGATCGACGTAAAAGACCTCAGCGAAAATCCGGACAAGTTCCGTGCCAGCCAGCGCGCCCGCGGCGCCGACGAGTCCGTGGTGGACGCGATCGTCTCGGCGGACGCGGCAAGGCGTGCGGCTTTGATCCGCTTCGAAAACCTCCGCGCCGAGCAGAATGCGTTCGGCAAGAAGGTGGCGCAGGCCAAGGGCGATGAAAAGCAGGCCCTGCTGGCAGAGGTCAAAGTCCTGGCCGCATCGGTCAAGGCTGCTTCGGCTGAGGCGGACGTTGCCCAGGCCCGGCAGGAGGAACTGCTCCGCGGTATCCCCAACCTGATTGAAGACGGCGTTCCCGAAGGCGGCGAGGACGACTACATTGTGGTCAAGACCGTCGGCGAACCCCGCGAGTTCCCCGATTTCGAGCCGAAGGACCACCTGGAAATCGGCGAGCTGATCGGCGCCATTGACATGGAGCGCGGCGCCAAGGTGTCCGGTTCACGCTTCTACTTCCTCCGCGGCGTGGGCGCCCGGCTGGAGATGGCCCTCCTTCAGATGGCCATGGAACAGGCCATTGACGCGGGCTTCATCCCCATGATCACCCCCACGCTGGTCCGTCCGGAAACGATGCAGGGCACCGGATTCGACGTCAAGCACGACGCCGAGATCTACCGTCTCGCGGAAGACGACCTGTACCTGGTGGGCACCTCGGAGGTTGCCCTGGCCGGGTACCACGCGGACGAGATCCTGGACCTTTCTGCCGGCCCTATCCGCTATGCCGGCCAGAGCTCCTGCTACCGGCGCGAGGCGGGGTCGCACGGTAAGGACACCCGCGGCATCATCCGTGTCCACCAGTTCAACAAGGTGGAAATGTTCATCTACACCACGGTGGAAGAGGCCGCCGCCGAACATGAGCGCTTGCTTGCGTGGGAAGAGGAGATGCTGGCCAAGTGCGAGCTCCCGTACCGGGTGATCGATACCGCCGCCGGCGACCTCGGCAACTCGGCGGCCCGCAAGTTCGACTGCGAAGCCTGGGTGCCCACGCAGGGCGCCTACCGCGAACTGACCTCCACCTCCAACTGCACCACCTTCCAGGCGCGCCGCCTGAACATCCGTGAGCGCGTGCTGAACGAGGACGGCGCCCCCAAGGGGACCCGCGCCGTCGCCACCCTGAACGGCACGCTGGCCACCACCCGGTGGATCGTGGCCATCCTGGAACACCACCAGAATGAGGATGGCTCCGTGAACGTCCCGCGGGCACTCCAGAAGTACCTGGGTGGCCTGGAAGTACTGCCGGTGCTGTAG
- a CDS encoding diacylglycerol kinase family protein has protein sequence MNDWLLYLILAAALAFAVSSWWGVRRLKALHTRSAVQEDTHHPGMVQQKVAVVMNPVKAKSSEARALIQRACLSAGWEAPLFFETTAEDPGYAQAEAAVASGADVVLVGGGDGTVRVVAEKLARTNVPMGLVPLGTGNLLARNIHLDVNDLHGSIQTALFGHQRHIDTARMGIRNSRTGASSEHAFLVIAGMGMDAEVVGDTNDGLKKAVGWLAYTEAGVRHLPGRRKKVSIALDDQPEQSRKIRSVLFANCGLIPGGIDFIPQAMIDDGMLDVVVMSPRSAIGWIAMYTKIMFKHKGNLPVMSYYRSGKIVIKCAEPVATQVDGDPCGEATDVTVQVEPRSLLVRVPERKGGETPAREASAPQ, from the coding sequence ATGAACGATTGGCTGCTCTACCTCATCCTTGCTGCGGCCCTGGCTTTCGCGGTCTCCAGCTGGTGGGGCGTGCGGCGGCTGAAGGCACTGCATACGCGCAGTGCCGTCCAGGAGGACACGCACCATCCGGGCATGGTGCAGCAGAAGGTGGCCGTGGTGATGAACCCGGTCAAGGCGAAATCGTCGGAAGCCCGCGCACTCATCCAGCGCGCCTGCCTGTCCGCCGGCTGGGAAGCCCCCCTCTTTTTCGAGACAACGGCCGAGGACCCCGGATACGCGCAGGCCGAGGCGGCAGTCGCAAGCGGGGCCGACGTCGTCCTCGTGGGCGGCGGGGACGGCACCGTGCGCGTGGTGGCTGAGAAGCTCGCCCGCACGAACGTGCCCATGGGCCTGGTCCCGCTGGGCACGGGAAACCTGCTGGCCAGGAACATCCACCTGGATGTGAACGATCTCCACGGCAGCATCCAGACAGCGCTCTTTGGGCACCAGCGGCACATCGACACGGCCCGCATGGGTATCAGGAACTCCCGGACGGGCGCCTCGTCAGAGCACGCATTCCTGGTGATTGCCGGCATGGGCATGGATGCCGAAGTCGTCGGAGACACCAACGACGGGCTGAAAAAGGCGGTGGGCTGGCTCGCCTACACGGAGGCCGGAGTCCGGCATCTGCCCGGGCGGCGCAAGAAGGTGTCCATCGCCCTGGACGACCAGCCGGAACAGTCCCGGAAGATCCGCAGTGTGCTGTTCGCCAACTGCGGCCTCATTCCGGGCGGCATCGACTTCATTCCGCAGGCAATGATCGACGACGGCATGCTGGACGTGGTGGTGATGAGCCCCCGCAGCGCCATCGGATGGATCGCGATGTACACAAAGATCATGTTCAAGCACAAGGGGAACCTGCCGGTGATGAGCTACTACCGCTCCGGCAAGATCGTCATCAAGTGCGCCGAGCCGGTGGCCACCCAGGTCGACGGCGACCCGTGCGGCGAGGCGACCGACGTTACGGTTCAGGTGGAGCCGCGGTCCCTGCTGGTCCGGGTTCCGGAACGCAAGGGCGGCGAAACGCCCGCAAGGGAAGCGTCGGCTCCGCAGTAG
- the pheA gene encoding prephenate dehydratase, protein MPAQPVTYTFLGPEGTFTEAALMQVPGASEAVRIPSSNVNTALDKVRDGSADAAMVPIENSVEGGVTATLDAIASGAELRIVREALVPISFVLVARPGVEIADIRRVSTHGHAWAQCRLWVEANMPDVEYIPASSTAAGAMGLLDADGVHYDAAICAPIVATEQPGLHVLAENIGDNPGAVTRFVLVSRPGALPHRTGADKTTVVVPLPEDRPGALMEILDQFATRGVNLSRIESRPTGQYLGHYFFSIDADGHVEDARVADALAGLHRISPATRFLGSYPRADAQSPDVAQHTSDEAFQAAHEWVAGILKGASIEPVHAPQGSPTA, encoded by the coding sequence ATGCCCGCCCAACCCGTCACCTACACTTTCCTCGGCCCGGAGGGAACCTTCACCGAGGCTGCGCTGATGCAGGTGCCGGGTGCAAGCGAGGCAGTCCGCATCCCCTCATCCAACGTGAACACCGCGCTGGACAAGGTCCGTGACGGCTCCGCCGATGCCGCCATGGTGCCCATCGAAAATTCCGTGGAGGGCGGCGTGACGGCAACACTGGATGCCATCGCGTCCGGTGCGGAACTGCGGATTGTCCGGGAGGCGCTGGTGCCCATCAGCTTCGTCCTGGTTGCCCGCCCCGGCGTGGAAATCGCGGATATCCGCCGGGTCTCCACCCACGGCCATGCCTGGGCCCAGTGCCGGCTCTGGGTAGAAGCGAACATGCCTGATGTGGAATACATTCCGGCCTCCTCCACCGCAGCCGGGGCCATGGGGCTGCTGGACGCGGACGGCGTCCATTACGACGCCGCCATCTGCGCCCCGATCGTGGCGACAGAGCAGCCCGGACTGCACGTGCTGGCGGAGAACATCGGGGACAACCCGGGTGCGGTAACGAGGTTTGTCCTGGTCAGCCGGCCCGGCGCGCTGCCCCACCGCACCGGAGCGGACAAGACCACCGTGGTGGTTCCGCTGCCAGAGGACCGACCGGGTGCGCTGATGGAGATCCTGGACCAGTTCGCCACCCGCGGCGTGAACCTCAGCCGCATTGAATCACGGCCCACCGGGCAGTACCTTGGCCACTATTTCTTCAGCATCGACGCCGACGGCCACGTGGAGGACGCGCGTGTGGCCGACGCCTTGGCGGGATTACACCGGATCAGCCCCGCCACCCGCTTCCTGGGGTCCTACCCGCGGGCGGATGCGCAGAGCCCGGACGTGGCTCAGCACACCTCCGACGAAGCATTCCAGGCTGCACATGAATGGGTGGCAGGGATACTCAAAGGGGCATCGATCGAGCCTGTTCATGCCCCGCAAGGTTCGCCCACAGCTTAG
- a CDS encoding rhodanese-like domain-containing protein: protein MSDFETVTVTDVPADARILDVREDYEWSAGHAEGALHIPLDQLPARLGELDPDEDVYVICRTGGRSFRAAKWLVGQGYSAYNVAGGMDQWLESGLPLVSDNGLKPVIL, encoded by the coding sequence ATGAGCGACTTCGAAACCGTGACCGTGACCGACGTTCCCGCCGACGCCAGAATCCTTGACGTGCGGGAGGACTACGAGTGGTCGGCCGGACACGCCGAAGGTGCCCTGCACATTCCACTGGACCAGCTGCCCGCCCGGCTCGGCGAGCTGGACCCTGACGAGGACGTGTACGTCATCTGCCGCACCGGCGGCCGTTCCTTCCGGGCGGCCAAGTGGCTCGTGGGCCAGGGCTATTCCGCTTACAACGTGGCCGGCGGAATGGACCAATGGCTCGAGTCGGGCCTGCCGCTGGTTTCGGACAACGGCCTCAAGCCCGTCATCCTCTAG
- a CDS encoding peptidase E: MAAQQPTILATSGGYKAGRRSRLEFDALLHHAVELSGVAGRAPRVTHIGTAAGDQRSFNAELDQAAKIAGFDFSHLNLFTMPSIDDPEAHLLEQDVVWVNGGSVVNLLAVWRAHGLDEILRRVWEAGVVLAGVSAGSICWFQGGTTDSYGPQLRPVTNALGFLPYANGVHYDSEVQRRPLVHRLVADGTLGETHCTDDGAGLVYFGTDLAEAVTEVRGKAAYRVTRDIQGGAATAAEERLEARFLG; encoded by the coding sequence ATGGCAGCCCAACAGCCAACCATCCTGGCCACGTCCGGCGGATACAAGGCCGGCCGGCGCTCACGGCTGGAGTTTGACGCCCTGCTGCACCACGCCGTCGAACTTTCCGGCGTCGCCGGGCGCGCCCCGCGCGTGACGCACATCGGCACTGCGGCGGGTGACCAGCGCTCTTTCAACGCGGAACTGGACCAGGCCGCCAAAATAGCCGGCTTCGATTTCAGCCACCTCAATCTCTTCACCATGCCCAGCATCGACGACCCGGAAGCGCACCTCCTGGAACAGGACGTGGTGTGGGTCAACGGCGGTTCGGTGGTGAACCTCCTGGCAGTCTGGCGGGCGCACGGCCTCGACGAAATCCTGCGGCGCGTGTGGGAAGCAGGCGTGGTCCTCGCCGGTGTCTCGGCAGGGTCCATCTGCTGGTTCCAGGGCGGCACCACCGATTCGTACGGCCCGCAGCTGCGACCGGTGACCAACGCCCTGGGATTCCTGCCATATGCCAACGGAGTGCACTACGACTCGGAGGTCCAGCGCCGCCCGCTGGTGCACCGGCTGGTGGCCGACGGCACGCTGGGCGAAACCCACTGCACGGACGACGGCGCGGGGCTGGTCTACTTCGGCACTGACCTTGCGGAGGCGGTCACCGAAGTGCGGGGCAAGGCAGCGTACCGCGTCACCCGGGATATCCAAGGTGGCGCCGCGACCGCCGCCGAAGAGCGGCTGGAGGCCCGTTTCCTTGGCTGA
- a CDS encoding amidase codes for MADIHELSAVGLRDALHSGELSAREVTEHFLARIEARNPGLGAFITVTGEQALADAADADARYARSAGQLPLLHGMPVAFKDLTDVAGVVTTHGSAALEHKPASVDGALAAVLKGAGAISLGKTQVPEFGLTAYSENLIAPPSRNPHALSRSSGGSSGGSAAAVAAGLVPFAPGSDGGGSVRIPAAACGLVGLKPGRGLVPAGESTGDPARLVVAGPLARSAGDAALMLDALVAPPEAGGYFASVSRPPGPLRIGVSLDSPWQAIFPFTPAAEAMDALNEGVRLLEAAGHTTAEAAVRYDNRYPDAFTTAWTAGVGNARIAPQREALLTPLTRTFRRRAQQRSASKLNEALGFLRQFERDTVAQYTQWDLMLMPALAQTPRPVGWFTGASHGDGYWPVSEWAGDADGDYRKQCEYAPWSSMVNVCGLPAISIPVHWTGGSPGAGLPMGIQLVGPAGSEKVLLQVAAQIGF; via the coding sequence TTGGCTGACATCCACGAACTTTCAGCGGTTGGACTCCGCGACGCCCTGCACTCGGGAGAACTCTCCGCCCGGGAGGTAACGGAGCATTTCCTCGCCCGGATCGAGGCCCGGAATCCAGGCCTCGGCGCCTTCATCACGGTGACCGGGGAACAGGCCCTGGCGGACGCCGCGGACGCGGACGCACGCTATGCCCGATCAGCCGGGCAGCTTCCGCTGCTCCACGGCATGCCGGTGGCCTTCAAGGACCTGACGGATGTGGCCGGTGTGGTGACCACCCACGGCAGCGCGGCCCTGGAGCACAAACCTGCGTCCGTGGACGGCGCACTGGCGGCGGTGTTGAAGGGTGCCGGTGCCATCTCGCTGGGCAAGACCCAGGTTCCGGAGTTCGGTCTGACCGCCTACAGCGAAAACCTGATCGCACCGCCGTCGCGCAATCCGCACGCACTGAGCCGCAGCTCCGGAGGGTCCTCGGGCGGAAGCGCCGCCGCGGTTGCCGCAGGCCTGGTTCCGTTCGCTCCGGGGTCCGACGGCGGCGGCTCCGTCAGGATCCCGGCAGCAGCCTGCGGGCTTGTGGGCCTGAAACCGGGGCGCGGACTCGTCCCGGCCGGTGAAAGCACCGGCGATCCCGCCCGGCTGGTGGTGGCCGGCCCGCTGGCCCGGTCAGCCGGGGATGCCGCCCTGATGCTGGACGCCCTGGTGGCCCCGCCCGAAGCCGGCGGCTACTTTGCGTCCGTGTCCCGGCCGCCGGGCCCGCTGCGGATCGGCGTGAGCCTGGACAGCCCCTGGCAGGCCATTTTTCCGTTTACGCCGGCCGCGGAAGCCATGGATGCGCTCAACGAAGGCGTCCGCCTGCTGGAAGCGGCCGGCCACACCACCGCCGAAGCGGCCGTCCGGTATGACAACCGCTACCCGGATGCATTCACGACGGCGTGGACCGCCGGCGTCGGGAACGCCCGGATTGCGCCGCAGCGCGAAGCCCTCCTGACCCCGCTCACACGCACGTTCCGGCGCCGCGCCCAGCAGCGGAGCGCGTCAAAACTCAACGAGGCCCTGGGCTTCCTGCGGCAGTTTGAACGGGACACCGTGGCCCAGTACACGCAGTGGGACCTCATGCTGATGCCGGCGCTGGCCCAGACGCCCCGTCCCGTGGGCTGGTTCACGGGAGCCTCGCACGGGGACGGCTACTGGCCCGTCTCGGAATGGGCCGGCGACGCCGACGGCGACTACCGGAAGCAATGCGAGTACGCGCCGTGGTCCAGCATGGTCAACGTGTGCGGCCTGCCCGCCATCAGCATCCCCGTGCACTGGACGGGCGGGTCACCGGGCGCCGGACTGCCCATGGGCATCCAGCTGGTGGGGCCGGCGGGATCCGAGAAGGTCCTGCTGCAAGTGGCGGCTCAGATCGGGTTTTGA
- a CDS encoding peptide MFS transporter, which produces MSTTHLSDRPATTPGDTSFFGHPKMLASLFSVEMWERFSFYGMQGILLYYMYFTAAQGGLEIEQGLAAGLVGAYGGGVYLSTILGAWLADRLFGSERVLFGSAVLIMAGHIALALVPGIPGLIAGLVLVGVGSGGLKANATALVGTLYGEKDERRDAGFSIFYMGINAGALIGPLVTGWLQESQGFHWGFGAAAVGMALGLGIYAMGRGKLPEAAHHVPNPLPAAQRTRYGLIFLGIAAVVAVLLATGAVNAENLAMSMAYAAIGASVLYFGLIFSSRKVTGIERKRVVAFIPLYIASAAFWALFQQQFTFIAVYSEEKLDRNLFGWEMPAAWVQSINPVFIIIFAGVMAALWTRLGNKQPGSALKFSIGLFVMGLAFLAFIPLAGSGKTPLLALVGILFLFTLAELFLSPIGLSVTTKLAPQAFHTQMVALFFLSVSLGTTLAGILSGLYNPQDELPYFIGIGGTAMVLAVGLAAASPVIKKLMAGVR; this is translated from the coding sequence ATGAGCACAACTCATTTATCTGATCGCCCCGCTACAACGCCGGGCGATACGTCATTTTTTGGCCACCCAAAGATGCTGGCCAGCCTCTTCTCGGTAGAAATGTGGGAACGCTTCTCCTTCTACGGGATGCAGGGTATCCTCCTCTACTACATGTACTTCACGGCCGCTCAGGGCGGCCTCGAAATTGAGCAGGGCCTGGCCGCCGGACTGGTGGGCGCCTACGGCGGCGGAGTCTATCTCTCCACCATTCTGGGCGCGTGGCTGGCTGACCGGCTCTTCGGTTCGGAACGGGTCCTGTTCGGCTCGGCAGTCCTGATCATGGCGGGCCACATCGCCCTGGCGCTTGTCCCGGGCATTCCCGGACTCATCGCCGGTCTGGTGCTGGTGGGCGTCGGCTCGGGCGGCCTCAAAGCCAATGCCACCGCGCTGGTGGGCACTCTCTACGGGGAGAAGGACGAACGCCGCGACGCAGGCTTCTCCATCTTCTACATGGGCATCAACGCCGGCGCGCTGATCGGCCCGCTGGTTACCGGCTGGCTGCAGGAAAGCCAGGGGTTCCACTGGGGCTTCGGCGCGGCCGCCGTCGGCATGGCCCTTGGCCTGGGCATCTACGCGATGGGACGCGGGAAGCTCCCCGAAGCGGCGCACCACGTGCCCAACCCGCTCCCGGCGGCCCAACGCACCAGGTACGGGCTGATCTTCCTGGGCATCGCCGCCGTGGTGGCGGTTCTCCTCGCCACCGGCGCCGTGAACGCCGAAAACCTGGCTATGTCCATGGCGTACGCCGCCATCGGCGCTTCCGTCCTCTACTTCGGACTGATCTTCTCCAGCAGGAAGGTGACAGGCATCGAGCGCAAGCGGGTGGTGGCCTTCATACCGCTGTACATCGCCTCCGCAGCGTTCTGGGCCCTTTTCCAGCAGCAGTTCACGTTCATTGCCGTGTACTCAGAGGAGAAGCTGGACCGGAACCTCTTCGGCTGGGAGATGCCGGCCGCCTGGGTGCAGTCCATCAACCCCGTGTTCATCATCATTTTTGCCGGCGTCATGGCAGCACTATGGACCCGGCTGGGCAACAAGCAGCCCGGCTCGGCCCTGAAGTTCTCCATCGGCCTGTTCGTGATGGGCCTGGCCTTCCTGGCCTTCATTCCGCTGGCCGGCAGCGGCAAGACGCCCCTCCTGGCACTGGTGGGCATCCTGTTCCTGTTCACCCTGGCGGAGCTCTTCCTCTCCCCCATCGGGCTGTCCGTTACCACCAAGCTGGCGCCGCAGGCCTTCCACACGCAGATGGTGGCACTGTTCTTCCTGTCCGTTTCGCTCGGCACCACCCTGGCCGGCATCCTGTCCGGGCTGTACAACCCGCAGGACGAACTGCCGTACTTCATCGGCATCGGCGGCACGGCCATGGTGCTGGCCGTCGGCCTCGCCGCCGCTTCGCCGGTCATCAAGAAGCTCATGGCCGGCGTGCGCTGA